A genomic region of Arachis stenosperma cultivar V10309 chromosome 9, arast.V10309.gnm1.PFL2, whole genome shotgun sequence contains the following coding sequences:
- the LOC130950602 gene encoding uric acid degradation bifunctional protein TTL-like, with protein sequence MRKLEENDLFMCASSFFFVHSMQEASPFSSLEHTISFARDLWFNKSPIRAWLDAFSAHRHIGTVISRAPTELISDLCQFGTKYRKKFGFEFLTTTDARHSQKILEEIKARCENNLLVELDIAAREKFYFIEKGLRKIWERISQEELQEESEDLGEIVPDSLEEELVPSNNSDEEGWIDDKATMRNYDLNKTPDENQIE encoded by the exons ATGA GAAAATTGGAAGAGAATGACCTCTTTATGTGTGCCAGCAGCTTTTTTTTCGTCCACTCGATGCAAGAGGCATCTCCGTTCTCTTCACTTGAGCACACAATTTCATTCGCTCGAGATTTGTGGTTCAACAAATCGCCTATTAGAGCATGGTTGGATGCATTCTCCGCACACAGACACATAGGTACAGTTATTAGTAGGGCGCCTACTGAACTAATTTCG GATTTGTGTCAATTCGGAACAAAATATCGAAAGAAATTTGGCTTCGAATTCTTAACAACTACAGATGCTAGACATTCCCAAAAAATACTGGAGGAGATCAAG GCTCGATGCGAGAACAATCTCTTGGTTGAACTGGATATTGCGGCCCGAGAGAAATTTTATTTCATAGAAAAAGGACTCAGAAAAATCTGGGAAC GAATATCTCAAGAGGAGCTTCAAGAGGAATCAGAAGATTTAGGGGAGATAGTTCCAGACTCACTGGAAGAAGAACTCGTGCCCAGCAACAATTCTGACGAGGAGGGTTGGATCGATGACAAGGCTACCATGAGAAATTATGACCTCAATAAAACACCAGACGAGAACCAGATAGAATGA
- the LOC130950598 gene encoding E3 ubiquitin-protein ligase RFI2-like, producing MGLGMKYDEESKVVDDGGEGGGGGANSFDSVSCSICLDAVIDNGDRSLAKLKCGHQFHLDCIGSAFNMKGTMQCPNCRKIEKGQWLYANGGRSYHDYSMDDWTHDEDLYDLSYSEMSFGVHWCPFGNLARLQSSFEDGEFSSSAYHDILGGQHAVYAEHHNTVVNSVNHPCPYVAYFGAIHPSSSNSGGNVSEISTFSHWNGSSVHSDMPTSYTYPTLDLHYHSWEQHSPPFSTYSSRLVAGARRSISPRTQRPSRGGSEVPRSSSYMHPPGGHSSSGSVSSVTSSMLPPYPGSNARSRDSVQALQAYYQSPMRTHVPSGSRRSGNHSGSPQIAPFSTSPDQSGFFFVPSSSSGRSSFPEDACLPSRYHAWEREHISSLSIVDRDSGWRQYHQTVGRSERSSNYRLRRASERMHSHNR from the exons ATGGGTCTTGGGATGAAATATGACGAAGAAAGCAAGGTGGTTGACGATGGAGGAGAGGGTGGCGGTGGTGGAGCTAATTCGTTTGATTCTGTCTCATGTTCAATTTGCCTTGACGCTGTTATCGATAATGGGGATCGATCGTTGGCTAAGCTTAAATGTGGCCATCAATTTCATCTTG ATTGCATTGGTTCAGCATTCAATATGAAAGGAACAATGCAATGCCCTAATTGTCGAAAGATTGAGAAAGGTCAATGGCTTTATGCTAATGGTGGCCGGTCATATCATGATTACAGTATGGATGATTGGACTCATGATGAGGACCTTTATGACCTTAGCTACTCTGAAATG TCCTTTGGAGTTCATTGGTGCCCATTTGGCAACTTGGCGAGACTTCAATCATCTTTCGA GGACGGAGAATTTTCATCAAGTGCAT ATCATGATATACTGGGAGGACAACATGCTGTATATGCTGAGCATCATAACACAGTTGTAAATTCTGTTAATCATCCTTGCCCATATGTTGCATATTTTGGAGCAATACATCCATCTTCCTCCAACTCAGGTGGAAATGTTTCAGAGATTTCCACCTTCAGTCATTGGAATGGTTCATCTGTGCATAGTGACATGCCCACTTCCTACACGTATCCTACTTTGGATCTTCATTATCATAGTTGGGAACAACATTCCCCTCCTTTCTCTACATACAGTAGTCGTCTAGTTGCCGGTGCTCGCCGGTCGATATCTCCTCGGACTCAAAGGCCATCCAGGGGTGGCTCAGAGGTACCAAGATCAAGTTCTTATATGCATCCTCCTGGGGGTCACAG TTCTTCAGGTTCTGTGAGCTCAGTTACTTCCTCAATGCTACCTCCTTATCCTGGTAGCAACGCTCGATCCCGTGATAGTGTTCAAGCGCTTCAAGCTTACTATCAATCACCAATGCGAACACACGTTCCTTCTGGATCCCGAAGATCTGGTAATCATAGTGGATCACCTCAAATTGCACCATTTTCCACATCACCGGACCAAAGCGGTTTCTTTTTTGTCCCATCAAGTTCTTCAGGTCGTAGTAGTTTTCCAGAAGATGCATGTCTCCCAAGTCGCTACCATGCTTGGGAACGAGAGCACATATCTTCTTTAAGCATTGTTGATAGAGATTCAGGCTGGAGACAATACCACCAAACTGTTGGTAGGTCAGAACGCTCTAGCAACTATCGATTAAGGCGTGCATCCGAAAGAATGCATTCCCATAATCGATGA